Part of the Kwoniella pini CBS 10737 chromosome 6, complete sequence genome is shown below.
TAATAATCCAGACCTAGATGTAGCGCAATATCGGAAATTGAAAGCAGTTGAAATGTAGACGCGTTATAAGGGTTATTGAGTTGTTGGGAAGCTAAGTCCCAGTCCAATATGCTGTTAATGGTTTCTATTAGGAGTTATGAGTGTCGAATTGTCCTACTATACTTGAATTACAGATGTAGCtatgttgaaaatgacGAACATGACAATAACAAACGGTCAAGCTCTGGTTTTTAGTTGAACTCAGGATCTTCTAACAGATGATTCAGGGACAAAACAGTTAAGAGGTGGAGAAGGGAGATGAGCCGGCATGAATGATCCGGTACACCGTAATAAAAGTATGCACCTTACAACCATTCTATTCATATACAAAGTATGTCTCAACCGTCCTGGTGCTGAGTCTCTAGTACACGTCGAGCTTATGCCTACCAATGGTATCGTGAAATGGAGAGGAGGACAAAGGGACAATAGTTGTTGATCGCAATCAGACTGGCAATATTGTTCTTCAATGGCCTTTCACTGTATCAACTTCTATCCTTCATTTCCTTTGTTCGAGCATAGATGCATTCGTGTTATCGgcttgagcttgaaatGAATCGGAACAATTCATATATTCACTCTGCATATTTGCTCGTTGCTTTGTAGGTGTCCACCATCCCTGGTCTAGCTATGAACCCTCAGGCACGAAGGTCGGTCAAGTTTACCAATATGACTTTGTTTTCTCACGGAGAAATGCGAAGGCTGACAGAGCATATATATAGGTAGGGACTTGACAGAAAATGTAATTATGACATCTTATCATCTCTGATGATCCAGAATTACTGGTTCTGCCAAGGTTGTGGTGTAAAATTTTGCGATAATGACTGCTCAAGATGTTGAGCGACGGGACCGTGAGTGAATGATCGGAACTATAATTCGATTATGCTGACGTATGTTGTCGTCGAGCATAGTGTCGTTACATGAACGTTTCAGTTTGACAAGACGAAATACAGGATTTCCTGCTATATTAGTATTTGTCGTTgtttatcaaaattcttcagatttaccttcaataGAATTCTTACAAAAGAgaataaaacaaattcaagaacATTTTCCATTACTTTACGCAAAAGTAAAAGGTGATAAAACTTCAAAACCATATTTTGAAAGTCGTTCtgaaatttggaaatcatCAGatatattattttcttcaagatttaatattaaagaaaatgagaatgaaattgaaaatatatttaaaaaagaagtttctgaattaaaaaatgaaaaagatttttttaataaacCAAGTTGGCGAATTACTTTACATGAAAATTTTAATCAACCTAAAAAGAATAAAGCTTATCTtactttatcaattgatcatattTATAATGATGGTAAAGGTactttaaatttattacaaaatcttttaacaataaaagaagaaaatgatatttctttattaccttttgaaaaattatcaaatataccaattttagaaaataCAATTAATATTAAaccaaatttattttttttattacCTATaatatttaataaattatttttacctaaattacctttatttATAcaatcattttttaataattcatcattatcaagTTGGCCTCCTTCAACAATTATTAGATCAAATCCTATTAATTgtaattcaaatcaatcattaatGTATTTATCcaataatttaataaattctttaaaaattatttcaaaagaaaaaggaattaaaaCATTACATGGAATATTTAAAACTATTTATATGATTAGTATTTGGTCAATTTATAAATATACTTTAAAtccatttttaattaaagcTTCTACACCTAGATCAGAACgttctttaaatttaaatcattcaatctgTACTTCAAATTATGTTACTACatctaaaattgaatatatatTAAATGGTAAACAAGATTTTtggaaattatcaaaattaatatcagatgaattaaattcaattaaaaatttaaatcaagGTAGAATGGATATGGGAATGTTAAATTATATTCCAGATGgtgaattaaattcatctaaAGAAAATGAACCAACAGGAGCTTGGgaaaatttctttttaaatgagttgaattcaaatgaaCCTTTTAATGAAAGTTTAAgtatttcaaatttaggtaaaattaatttacctcctaaagctattgatttaatttgGTCACAAGAAGCTTCACCTTTTGCTGCTCCTTTTAGTGCGAATATAATTAGTCATCAAGCTGGATTTAGAATGATGACAGTTTGGAAAGAAGGTTCTGCTgttatagaagaagaagttaaaCAACTCGAAAAAGTTTTTCAAGGAATTTTACAAAAATTAGTAAATGGACAAGAGGATACCTCATTAGAAGCTTTATGTAAGATATagaatttagaaaattcGCAGTAGATAGAAAATACATTACTCTTTATAATTACAGCTTATTACTCGATCTCGATTAATTCCTTATAATGCTTGTGGAAAAAACTTAAATTAGCTCGTGAAACTATAATTTATATCTTCTCAATGACCTTTGAATGCAAGTCTATGACAAAATCCCATCTGTCAAGGTCTGCAGATGATTCAATTACCACGATACATTTAGCCATATGGTAATGCATGATGATGTCGTCaatgatttatcttctatCTCGTCTTCCTCGATTTCGTTGTTCCAAAGCTCGTCTATCAGCTTCCTTCAGACGTAgccttcttccttcttgtCCTGCTATGCTCAAAGTCCCAATCACAAGCTCGGCCGTCCTCATGCTCTGCGAATCAGAAATATGATCAGTTTTCCCCTTTGCATCGAAAAGAATCGTATGTACTCACCTCTACATTTGCTGGTATAGGGTATGTGACTATCCTCGGATCTGTATCTGTATCTACAATACCTATTGTAGGTATATGACGAGCCGTACATTCTCTGATGGCAGCTGTGTTTTCAGATGGGTTGAGGAATATGACAAGATCAGGTTTATATGATTTGTTGAGCATAGGTTCTATGCCGAAGCTAAGTAGTAATAGCCAATTTAGTAAGGAAACAAAACGAAATGATCTCCAAATATTTCCGTTGATGACTCACAAAGTTTCGGAATTAGTCAATACACCTGGCATCCAATCATTAACAGCAAAACCGTTATCTTCCAATCTTTCCTTGGCAcgatttatcatcttttgatgTCCTTCTCTTGTTCCAACTATCAATACTATTCCATCTGCTTTTACGACATCCCTAACTAAAGCTGCTGTACGACGTAAGATAGGTAATGTTTGATCCAAATcgataattgataatcctgCTCGTTTACCGTAAATGTAAGGTGTATATGCTGTAGATGTTAGACTATTGGAATGACCTAGAGCTGCACCTGCCGCCAAAAGAGTAGAGAGGGTTGCTTCGGTAGGAGAAGGGGTAGGACGAGGACGAGGTGGAGGATTACCGGATTGTGGGATGAACAGGGGTAGTTTCGAGCCTGTAGATATCAGGTGTCAGGTTATGTTCAAGTCAGAAATTACAATGATGAGTGACACTTACGCTGAGAATCTCTATTTCGTCGCCATTCTCTAgcttcattcaaatttctcTTCCATGCTTGTTCAGCTGATTCTCCAGGATATGCTTCTCCTCTACCAGGTTTGAAGGAGCTTTCCGCTTCGTTCTGTGTCCAACTTGACGTGACCAGATTTCGGGTAGCTAGTAATACTAACATCAGCAACAATGACTAATTCGATCAAATTGCAAAAGACATGTTGACGTAAATAACTTACTTGGTCGAATCACAGTATTCGCCTTTAATGCTTTTAAAGCAGAACCGCTTGAACCTTTCATGATGCT
Proteins encoded:
- a CDS encoding mitochondrial 37S ribosomal protein uS2m; the encoded protein is MKGSSGSALKALKANTVIRPTTRNLVTSSWTQNEAESSFKPGRGEAYPGESAEQAWKRNLNEAREWRRNRDSQRSKLPLFIPQSGNPPPRPRPTPSPTEATLSTLLAAGAALGHSNSLTSTAYTPYIYGKRAGLSIIDLDQTLPILRRTAALVRDVVKADGIVLIVGTREGHQKMINRAKERLEDNGFAVNDWMPGVLTNSETFFGIEPMLNKSYKPDLVIFLNPSENTAAIRECTARHIPTIGIVDTDTDPRIVTYPIPANVESMRTAELVIGTLSIAGQEGRRLRLKEADRRALEQRNRGRRDRR